A section of the Lynx canadensis isolate LIC74 chromosome A1, mLynCan4.pri.v2, whole genome shotgun sequence genome encodes:
- the LOC115512282 gene encoding LOW QUALITY PROTEIN: olfactory receptor 1C1-like (The sequence of the model RefSeq protein was modified relative to this genomic sequence to represent the inferred CDS: inserted 1 base in 1 codon): METGNLTIIKDFVLLGLSGSAEQQHFLSVLFLCMYLITISGNMLIILVVGFDFHLHLPMYFFLSNLAFVDICFTSTTIPQMIVNIVTDXTISFIGCLSQLFFFIAFVNMDSLLLCVMAYDRYVAICHPLHYTSIMNLHFCVQLVAGLWIVTYLHALLHTLLMAHLYFCASNIIHHFFCDLNPLLKLSCSDISLNVMVIFIVGGLFALTPLICILISYGLIFSTILKITSTLGKQKAFSTCGCHLSVVVLFYGTASAVYFTPSSSFIPESDTLLAIMYTVVTPMVNPFIYSLRNNDMKRTLQKMLCKDLHF; encoded by the exons ATGGAAACAGGAAATCTAACAATTATCAAGGATTTTGTCCTTCTGGGACTTTCTGGATCAGCAGAGCAGCAACATTTCCTATCTGTGCTCTTCCTATGTATGTACTTAATCACTATATCAGGCAACATGCTCATCATCTTGGTTGTGGGCTTTGACTTTCACCTCCATTTacccatgtatttcttccttaGTAACTTGGCCTTTGTTGATATCTGTTTTACCTCGACTACTATCCCCCAAATGATAGTGAACATCGTGACTG ACACAATCTCTTTCATAGGATGCCTCAGCCagcttttcttcttcattgcTTTTGTGAATATGGACAGCCTTCTTCTCTGTGTGATGGCATACGATAGGTATGTGGCAATTTGCCACCCTTTACATTATACTTCAATTATGAATCTGCACTTTTGTGTCCAGCTAGTGGCTGGGCTCTGGATTGTGACTTATCTCCATGCCCTCTTACACACTCTCTTAATGGCACATCTGTACTTCTGTGCTTCCAATATCATCCACCATTTCTTCTGTGATCTCAACCCTCTCTTGAAGCTCTCTTGCTCTGATATATCCCTCAATGTGATGGTTATTTTTATAGTGGGAGGTCTATTTGCTCTCACTCCCCTTATCTGCATCCTCATATCTTATGGACTGATCTTCTCCACGATCCTGAAGATCACATCTACTCTGGGGAAACAGAAAGCTTTCTCCACCTGTGGCTGCCACCTGTCAGTGGTGGTGTTGTTCTATGGCACCGCCAGTGCTGTCTATttcaccccctcctcctcttttatCCCTGAGAGTGACACCTTGTTAGCCATCATGTATACAGTGGTGACTCCAATGGTAAATCCTTTCATCTACAGTCTAAGGAACAACGACATGAAGAGAACACTTCAGAAAATGCTTTGTAAGGATTTACACTTTTAG